Part of the Bacillus carboniphilus genome is shown below.
ATAGACGGTTTGATGATTGGTGCATTCAAGAACGGGAAAGACTTCTGATTTTATTTTTAAGAGGTGCAGAGAAACTTGCTCAATTTCATGTAAGAGAAGAAAACTTCGATCAAGCCATTGACTGGTGTGAGAGTATTCTTGAGAAAGATCGAACCTGGGAAGAAGCCTATCGTCTGTTAATGTACGGCTACTATCGAAAGAATAATAGACCTCAGGCGCTGAAATGGTATCAGCGCTGTGTGGAAGTGTTAAAGCATGAATATGGTGTAGAACCATTGGACGCGACGAAGCAAATGTATGACATTATACGGCAAACTAACTAACATGAGAGTCTTTAAGCTGATTAAAGGCTCTTTTTTGGTTTATGCAGTTTAAAATCCATCTGGATGGTGAGAAATACGCTCGGATAGCGGAAAATACGCTCGGATAGAAGAAAATACAACAAATGATACCCACACCTCAATTCCTCATTCCGATGAATATGTAACTCATTTGTAACTACCACCATTTACCCTATAAACAAAGCTAGTCGCTTTAACGAACAAACCAATTAGAGGGGGATTTGATGTGAAAGTTTTTCCGAAGTTTAAGAGTTTAGCCCTTATGCTCATTTTTGTACTTCTTTTTACAGCAGCATGTTCGACAAGTACGAATGATGATGCAGAGCCATCTGATAATTCGCCGGATCAAGAGAATCAAGAGGATCAAACAAATGATGATCCGGTGAAGGAAGAGGAGAAGGAGCCTATTAAAATTGGGGTTTTGGCTTCTTTAACGGGAGTATTAGAGTCGTATGGTGTTCAAACAACGAGAGGCTTTGAGCTAGGAATTGATTATGCTACTGGTGGAACTGGTGAAGTAGCAGGTAGAAAAATTGAAATTATAACGGAAGATACAGAAACAAAGCCTGAAGTAGCTGTTCAAAAGGCTACGAAACTATTAGAAGAAGATAAGGTTGATTTCTTAGTGGGTTCTTCAAGTTCAGGAGACACGCTAGCCGTTATTAACCTTGCTGAAGAATATGAAAAAATCATGATTGTTGAACCAGCTGTTGCTGATAGTATTACAGGTTCTGAGTTCAATGAGTATATTTTTAGAACAGCTCGTAACTCTTCTCAGGATGCCGTTGCGGCCGCTGCTGCCATTGCAGGTGAAGGCGTAAAGATTGCAACGTTTGCCCCGGACTATTCTTTCGGTTGGGATGGAGTTTCAGCATTTAAAGAAGCTGCAGAAGAGCTTGGAGCTGAGATTATTTTAGAAGAGTATGCAGCTGCGGATGCAACAGATTTTACAGCGAATATTCAAAAGATCATTGAAGCAGAGCCAGACTACTTATTCATTGTGTGGGCTGGAGTTAACTCGCCTTGGAAACAAATTGCCGATATGAAAGTACAAGAAAAAGGGATCAAGATTTCTACTGGTGCGCCAGATATTCCGGCACTTTCCATCATGGAGCCTCTAGTTGGAATGGAAGGGTTCTCTGTGTATTACCATGAGCTTCCTGACAATGACATTAACGATTGGTTAGTTGAGGAACATAAGAGTCGTTATAACGGAGAAGTACCAGATTTGTTTACGCCAGGTGGTATGAGTGCTGCGATTGCCATTGTAGAAGCACTGAAACAATCTGAAGGTGATGCAGATGCGAATAAATTGATTGACATCATGGAGGGTATGAGCTTTGAAACGCCAAAAGGAACGATGACATTCCGTGAAGAAGATCACCAGGCATTACAATCCTTATACGCCATTCGCTTAGAAAAGAAAGAAGGAGTTCCGTATCCGGTACCGGTCTTAATTCGTGAATTAACACCTGAGGAAACGGCTCCACCAATTCGAAACTAGTATTTGTTTGAAGAGATGAACTTCGGGCGGTATTCCGGAGTTCTCTTCTTCATTTTATTTAGGAAGGGTGGGAGCAAGTTGACAAACGCACTTGAAACAAAAGGGCTTTCTATTCAATTTGGAGGTCATAAAGCTGTAGATCAGGTTACCATGGGCGTGAAAAAACATGAACTAAAGTCTATCATTGGGCCAAATGGTGCAGGGAAAACAACTTTTTTTAATTTAATCAGTGGCCAGTTAAAGCCTACCGAAGGAGAAGTTTTCCTCGGCAATAAAGAAATTACGAAATTAACGACAACGGCAAGAACGAGATTAGGAATAGGTAGGTCTTTTCAATTAACGAATGTGTTTTCAAACCTGACTGTACTAGAAAATGTCAGATTAGCAGCGCAGTCAAAAGCTGGG
Proteins encoded:
- a CDS encoding substrate-binding domain-containing protein; translated protein: MLIFVLLFTAACSTSTNDDAEPSDNSPDQENQEDQTNDDPVKEEEKEPIKIGVLASLTGVLESYGVQTTRGFELGIDYATGGTGEVAGRKIEIITEDTETKPEVAVQKATKLLEEDKVDFLVGSSSSGDTLAVINLAEEYEKIMIVEPAVADSITGSEFNEYIFRTARNSSQDAVAAAAAIAGEGVKIATFAPDYSFGWDGVSAFKEAAEELGAEIILEEYAAADATDFTANIQKIIEAEPDYLFIVWAGVNSPWKQIADMKVQEKGIKISTGAPDIPALSIMEPLVGMEGFSVYYHELPDNDINDWLVEEHKSRYNGEVPDLFTPGGMSAAIAIVEALKQSEGDADANKLIDIMEGMSFETPKGTMTFREEDHQALQSLYAIRLEKKEGVPYPVPVLIRELTPEETAPPIRN